Proteins encoded together in one Orrella marina window:
- a CDS encoding SOS response-associated peptidase, with translation MCAVYRPSYRRDWIRETFGLDVDAHLLPEGNQDGSDGVGASGQVNSSPSDVYPGQSGLIVARSHVRQKLVIGAARFGLIPPWARDETISRKTYNARSETVSDRPSYRHAWRACHFAIALVDHFYEPCYETGRAVRWKIQRTDGQPMGIASLWQRWTHPETGELIVSFTMLTINADRHPEMRRFHKPGDEKRTPLVLPQRQFATWLGADLQKASAMIVSDEAVTDMPALKSEAAPLVRPAR, from the coding sequence ATGTGTGCGGTATACCGACCATCCTACCGTCGGGACTGGATTCGCGAGACGTTTGGCCTGGACGTTGATGCACATCTGTTACCAGAAGGCAATCAGGATGGTTCAGATGGAGTTGGCGCCAGCGGGCAAGTGAATTCCTCACCATCAGATGTCTATCCTGGACAGAGCGGTCTGATTGTCGCGAGAAGTCATGTCCGGCAGAAGCTGGTGATCGGAGCTGCCCGGTTTGGACTGATCCCGCCCTGGGCCAGGGACGAGACGATCTCCAGAAAAACGTATAACGCCCGTTCTGAAACCGTGTCAGACAGGCCCAGCTACCGCCACGCCTGGCGGGCTTGTCACTTTGCGATCGCGCTGGTGGATCATTTTTACGAGCCTTGTTACGAAACAGGACGGGCTGTGCGCTGGAAAATCCAGCGCACAGATGGTCAACCCATGGGGATTGCGAGTCTGTGGCAGCGCTGGACTCACCCAGAAACGGGTGAGCTGATTGTGTCATTCACCATGCTGACCATCAACGCAGACCGTCACCCGGAGATGCGCCGGTTTCACAAGCCTGGCGATGAGAAGCGTACGCCGCTTGTCTTGCCGCAACGGCAGTTTGCGACCTGGCTAGGCGCTGATCTGCAAAAGGCCAGTGCAATGATCGTCTCTGATGAGGCAGTGACCGACATGCCTGCGCTCAAGAGCGAGGCGGCTCCACTGGTCAGGCCGGCAAGGTAG
- a CDS encoding inorganic phosphate transporter, translating to MQLSDLSENRRTTKTQREFFRFGLGLMFVVSIMIYTTLGIGLTGEQGILLVVASMIGGYMAMNIGANDVANNVGPAVGSRSITMAGAIVIAAIFEMAGALIGGGDVVSTIRGNIIDPALIPSTDHFIWMMTASLLAGALWLNLATAAGAPVSTTHSIVGAVLGAGVTAGGFAAADWGVVGGIVASWVISPAVGGLIAAGFLFWIKRAITYKQDMVRAGQTTVPILIGLMGFAFATYLMLKGLSKVMPVSFTMALVIGVVSGLLVWLLTSRVIASRAGAMENSKQGINALFTFPLIFAAALLSFAHGANDVANAIGPLAAIADTVMNQGVSSRAGIPLWVMMIGAVGIAIGLALYGPKLIRTVGGEITDLDQMRAFCIAMAAAVTVIIASQLGIPVSSTHIAIGGVLGVGFLREHLKANYSRMVEEIRLHHDGHDAQAVQAYLEEFTQADVKTKQVMLEQLKARSASVRLKKKEVKQIRKVYKTELVQRSILYKIVAAWVITVPASAIMASIIYLTMLALVGD from the coding sequence ATGCAGCTCTCCGATCTTTCCGAGAATCGTCGCACCACTAAAACCCAGCGTGAGTTCTTCCGATTTGGTCTAGGCCTGATGTTTGTTGTCAGCATCATGATCTACACCACGCTGGGGATCGGGCTGACTGGCGAGCAGGGTATTCTGCTCGTCGTGGCATCCATGATAGGTGGTTACATGGCCATGAACATCGGTGCCAACGATGTGGCCAACAATGTGGGTCCGGCAGTCGGCTCGCGATCCATTACCATGGCCGGTGCGATCGTGATTGCAGCGATTTTCGAGATGGCGGGTGCACTGATCGGCGGAGGGGATGTCGTCTCGACGATTCGTGGCAACATTATCGACCCGGCCTTGATCCCGAGCACTGATCATTTCATCTGGATGATGACCGCCAGTCTGCTGGCAGGCGCGCTCTGGCTGAATCTGGCAACCGCAGCCGGCGCGCCGGTTTCCACAACCCATTCGATTGTAGGTGCCGTACTGGGTGCCGGTGTTACAGCAGGCGGGTTTGCCGCAGCCGACTGGGGTGTTGTGGGTGGCATCGTGGCGAGCTGGGTGATCTCGCCCGCAGTGGGCGGGCTGATTGCAGCGGGTTTTCTGTTCTGGATCAAGCGTGCGATCACCTACAAGCAGGATATGGTCCGCGCCGGACAGACGACGGTACCGATTCTGATCGGTCTGATGGGGTTTGCATTTGCGACCTACCTGATGCTCAAGGGACTGAGCAAGGTGATGCCCGTCAGCTTCACCATGGCACTGGTCATCGGTGTCGTATCAGGATTACTGGTCTGGTTGCTCACGAGCAGGGTGATCGCCAGCCGGGCCGGTGCAATGGAGAATTCCAAACAAGGTATCAACGCGCTCTTTACATTCCCGCTGATTTTTGCGGCCGCCTTGCTCAGTTTTGCGCACGGGGCCAATGATGTGGCCAATGCGATCGGACCGCTTGCTGCAATTGCCGATACAGTGATGAATCAGGGAGTGTCGTCCAGGGCGGGAATTCCGCTGTGGGTGATGATGATTGGTGCTGTGGGTATTGCGATCGGACTGGCGTTGTACGGCCCCAAACTCATTCGTACTGTCGGTGGGGAGATCACGGATCTGGATCAGATGCGAGCTTTCTGTATTGCCATGGCAGCAGCGGTCACGGTGATTATTGCCTCTCAGCTCGGCATCCCCGTGAGCTCGACCCACATCGCCATTGGTGGCGTACTCGGTGTCGGGTTTCTCAGAGAACATCTCAAGGCGAACTACTCCCGGATGGTTGAGGAAATCAGGCTGCATCATGATGGACATGATGCGCAAGCCGTTCAAGCCTACCTTGAAGAGTTCACGCAGGCGGACGTCAAGACCAAACAGGTGATGCTCGAGCAACTCAAGGCCAGATCAGCGTCTGTGCGGCTCAAGAAGAAAGAAGTCAAACAGATCCGCAAGGTCTACAAGACCGAACTGGTGCAGCGCTCGATCCTCTACAAAATCGTGGCCGCATGGGTCATCACGGTTCCGGCGTCGGCGATCATGGCATCGATCATTTACCTCACCATGCTGGCACTGGTGGGGGATTGA
- a CDS encoding DUF3857 domain-containing transglutaminase family protein translates to MKLSMATRSRIKRVCFLAALASAPFIANEIWPARSHATGHFPPAAAGGSVQAEITTDSADSSAASPSIARPDPGNLPEPADDSTPINYAMDRHHIRIHVNADGTAVVEREVDITPYDEIGVQMAAQQSETYSTSLDHLEILGAWTQRPDGERIDVLPDAIQDVDEHTGLEGVYSDKKKRVVVFPNVEPGSRLHFHSRLNIKKTTFPNQFTLETLLSPEVVYRDFMIELTHDEGIEVYFETRGLVDESQTGPDGKVTLHRYRFRRDKPEKYELTSVAWADFSPYFIVSTMGSVEMLGKQYAMRAEPAEMPTQEIEALANAITEGIEDPFEQARALYEWVVKEIRYVGIYLGDATVVPNMASDILRNRYGDCKDHNTLLISLLKAKGIDAQGALINNGYSYQIPKIGGMGSLNHVITYLPQWNLFLDSTNALTPFGVLPDTDTDKPAVLVRDGKVVRTPRQTPADNMVKSQVELRIRDDGVILGKSHSEAFGPVSMGSRYWMTKLYREDPQDLIRRMLAASMHPGNGEIEVSGLWDLANPLKFDFTFELEPITNFPGQGAFNLPDGLTANPMSGIMVDFSKLRRSTPRNPMPCASSDYEETFHITLDDGTVFTQVPDDVVFEENGLMYKAHYERSDRDVVATRHLVMDLPSNVCQPAEILRLIRLVDVLKRDLRSQIFYKSI, encoded by the coding sequence TTGAAACTTTCGATGGCAACCAGGAGCAGGATTAAACGTGTCTGCTTTCTTGCCGCGCTTGCAAGCGCCCCTTTTATTGCAAACGAGATCTGGCCCGCGCGCTCCCATGCGACGGGCCACTTTCCCCCGGCAGCTGCAGGTGGTTCGGTTCAGGCCGAGATCACCACAGACTCGGCTGATTCGTCTGCTGCTTCCCCTTCCATTGCCAGGCCTGATCCCGGGAACCTCCCTGAACCCGCCGACGATTCAACGCCGATCAACTACGCAATGGACCGCCACCACATCCGGATTCATGTGAACGCCGATGGCACCGCAGTCGTGGAAAGAGAGGTTGATATCACCCCATATGACGAGATCGGTGTGCAGATGGCTGCTCAGCAAAGTGAGACGTACAGCACGAGCCTGGATCACCTGGAAATCCTCGGTGCGTGGACACAGCGTCCCGATGGTGAACGTATTGATGTCCTGCCTGATGCAATTCAGGACGTTGATGAGCATACTGGCCTGGAGGGGGTCTACAGCGACAAGAAGAAGCGTGTCGTTGTATTTCCCAATGTCGAGCCTGGCTCGCGTCTGCATTTTCATAGTCGCCTGAACATCAAAAAGACCACGTTCCCCAATCAGTTCACGCTGGAAACGCTCTTGTCTCCCGAGGTCGTATACCGGGACTTCATGATTGAGTTAACGCATGACGAGGGTATCGAAGTCTATTTTGAAACGCGCGGACTGGTCGATGAGTCGCAGACAGGCCCAGATGGCAAGGTGACGCTGCATCGTTACCGTTTTCGTCGCGACAAGCCAGAGAAGTACGAGTTGACCTCGGTCGCCTGGGCAGATTTCTCGCCATACTTCATCGTTTCCACGATGGGGTCCGTCGAGATGCTTGGCAAACAGTATGCAATGCGAGCCGAGCCAGCCGAGATGCCGACCCAGGAGATCGAGGCGCTGGCTAACGCGATCACAGAGGGTATCGAAGATCCGTTCGAGCAGGCCAGGGCGCTGTATGAGTGGGTGGTCAAGGAAATCCGCTATGTTGGCATATACCTGGGGGACGCGACGGTTGTGCCAAACATGGCGTCGGATATCTTGCGAAACCGCTATGGTGACTGCAAGGATCACAACACGCTACTGATCAGTCTGCTCAAGGCCAAAGGAATTGATGCGCAGGGTGCCTTGATCAATAACGGTTACTCCTACCAGATCCCTAAGATTGGCGGCATGGGTAGCTTGAACCATGTGATTACCTACCTGCCACAATGGAACCTGTTCCTCGACTCGACTAACGCGCTGACACCGTTTGGGGTGTTGCCTGATACCGATACGGACAAGCCTGCAGTGCTGGTGCGTGACGGCAAGGTCGTACGCACGCCCAGGCAGACACCCGCTGACAACATGGTCAAAAGCCAGGTGGAGCTCAGAATCCGTGACGATGGCGTCATTCTAGGCAAGTCGCACAGCGAGGCGTTCGGGCCTGTTTCGATGGGGTCACGGTACTGGATGACTAAACTGTATCGTGAAGATCCTCAGGATCTGATTCGACGCATGCTGGCGGCAAGCATGCACCCGGGGAACGGGGAGATCGAGGTCTCGGGGTTGTGGGATCTGGCCAATCCCCTGAAGTTTGATTTCACATTCGAGCTCGAACCCATCACCAACTTTCCGGGGCAGGGGGCTTTCAATCTTCCAGACGGACTGACAGCAAATCCGATGTCCGGCATCATGGTCGACTTCAGCAAGCTCCGCCGCTCGACTCCGCGAAACCCGATGCCGTGCGCATCATCTGATTACGAGGAAACATTCCACATTACGCTCGATGATGGGACGGTCTTCACACAGGTGCCCGACGATGTTGTGTTTGAAGAGAATGGCCTGATGTACAAAGCTCACTATGAACGATCTGACAGGGATGTAGTTGCCACACGTCATCTTGTCATGGATCTTCCATCCAATGTGTGCCAGCCCGCGGAGATCTTGCGCCTGATCAGACTGGTGGATGTGCTCAAACGGGATCTGCGCAGTCAGATCTTTTACAAGAGCATCTGA
- a CDS encoding alpha/beta fold hydrolase codes for MSYIQANGAQLYVEEIGDGHPVVFVHEMAADYREWETQVQWFARRYQCVTYSARGYIPSEVPADPALYGLEHAADDIAAVIDGLNLGKAHVVGLSMGAYATLRFGMKYPDKASSLVVAGVGSGSPAQDRDAFVENCLRMAQIFREQGSQIAAQEIGYAATRIGLKRKDPVGWLRFMDHLSEHDPQGMAMTLTHYQAARPSIESFDEQIRKLNLPVLLFVGDQDAPCLQTNLYLKQALPNARLLVYPNTGHAVNLEEPAAFNEAVQAFFHDVEHRAAKGLKAG; via the coding sequence GTGTCATACATTCAGGCCAACGGGGCGCAGTTGTATGTGGAAGAAATTGGCGACGGACATCCCGTCGTGTTTGTCCACGAAATGGCCGCCGACTATCGGGAATGGGAAACACAGGTGCAGTGGTTTGCGCGCCGATATCAATGCGTGACCTACAGCGCCAGAGGTTACATCCCGTCTGAGGTTCCAGCCGACCCTGCTCTGTACGGACTCGAGCACGCAGCTGACGATATCGCGGCCGTCATTGACGGACTCAATCTGGGCAAGGCACATGTGGTCGGGCTCAGTATGGGGGCCTACGCAACCTTGCGGTTCGGGATGAAGTATCCCGACAAAGCCAGCTCACTGGTGGTGGCGGGTGTCGGTTCTGGCTCACCCGCCCAGGACCGGGATGCGTTCGTGGAGAACTGCCTGCGCATGGCACAGATTTTCAGGGAGCAAGGCTCGCAAATAGCTGCCCAGGAAATTGGTTACGCCGCGACGCGAATCGGTCTCAAGCGTAAGGATCCTGTCGGATGGCTGCGTTTCATGGACCACCTGTCTGAACACGACCCGCAAGGCATGGCGATGACGCTGACTCACTATCAGGCGGCGCGCCCCTCGATCGAATCATTTGACGAACAAATCCGCAAACTCAACCTGCCGGTACTGCTGTTTGTGGGTGATCAGGATGCGCCCTGTCTGCAGACCAACCTGTATCTGAAACAGGCACTGCCCAACGCAAGACTGCTGGTCTATCCAAACACGGGCCATGCGGTGAACCTTGAGGAGCCCGCTGCATTCAATGAAGCGGTACAGGCATTTTTTCACGATGTCGAACACCGGGCTGCGAAGGGACTCAAAGCCGGATAA
- a CDS encoding paraquat-inducible protein A, with protein MTNPVALNTDEQAQGVLETEKSGSGPGDMLSCHHCGALYRRVMLDPGQIARCVRCDTVLDAYATFKPHAWLAIIITGIIAFVLANAFPVVTLSFQGSTQSATFLDAARVTWDAGYPLVAILTFGVGFAMPFLHLSLLLWVFGALAFGRLPLGFEAAVRWIDWVKPWSMVPVFLMGALVTIVKLVDLASLQPGIGLFGTIAVAVIMTGLTRLDSERLRFMAHDMGLSVSHPPLPRPPSPLMLQRTWALVIGALILYVPANLLPIMYIRAFNGSSGHTIMGGVIELWQMGSYSVASVVFIASVVVPIGKLIGLIVLLILTQRSSEVALKRRTRLYHMVEFIGQWSMLDVFVVILLSALARFGALLEFEPSTGAAAFGGVVVLTMVAAMGFDPRLAWRRAGHRRHLGEAAPASANSAGAGTAQSA; from the coding sequence ATGACAAACCCGGTCGCGTTGAACACTGACGAGCAGGCGCAGGGCGTTCTGGAAACTGAGAAGTCCGGATCTGGCCCAGGCGATATGCTGTCGTGCCACCACTGCGGTGCGTTGTACCGTCGCGTGATGCTCGATCCTGGGCAGATTGCCCGGTGTGTGCGCTGTGATACGGTGCTCGATGCCTACGCGACATTCAAGCCGCATGCGTGGCTGGCCATCATCATCACCGGGATCATCGCATTTGTGCTCGCCAACGCGTTTCCGGTGGTAACGCTCTCGTTTCAGGGGTCCACTCAGTCCGCGACATTTCTTGATGCGGCGAGGGTAACCTGGGATGCCGGCTATCCGCTGGTGGCTATACTGACCTTCGGAGTCGGATTTGCCATGCCGTTCCTGCATCTGAGTTTGCTGTTGTGGGTGTTTGGTGCATTGGCGTTTGGACGTCTGCCACTCGGATTCGAAGCGGCCGTGCGCTGGATCGACTGGGTCAAGCCCTGGAGCATGGTCCCGGTATTCCTGATGGGAGCACTGGTCACGATTGTCAAGCTCGTCGACCTGGCGAGTCTGCAGCCAGGCATCGGTCTGTTTGGCACGATCGCCGTGGCGGTGATCATGACCGGTCTGACGCGGCTTGACAGTGAGCGCCTGCGTTTCATGGCCCACGATATGGGCTTGTCTGTCAGCCATCCCCCTTTGCCACGCCCACCTTCGCCCTTGATGCTGCAGCGAACCTGGGCACTGGTGATCGGTGCGCTGATCCTCTACGTTCCAGCCAACTTGCTGCCGATCATGTATATCCGGGCATTTAACGGCAGCTCGGGGCACACCATCATGGGCGGGGTGATCGAACTCTGGCAGATGGGGTCCTACAGTGTGGCATCCGTGGTCTTCATTGCCAGTGTGGTGGTGCCGATCGGCAAGCTGATTGGACTGATTGTCCTGCTGATTCTGACGCAGCGCAGTTCCGAAGTGGCGCTCAAACGCCGAACCCGGCTCTACCATATGGTCGAGTTCATTGGCCAGTGGTCGATGCTCGATGTGTTCGTCGTTATACTGCTTTCGGCGCTGGCGCGATTTGGCGCGTTGCTGGAGTTCGAACCGAGCACCGGCGCGGCAGCGTTTGGCGGGGTGGTGGTTCTCACCATGGTGGCTGCCATGGGGTTTGATCCCCGGCTCGCCTGGCGGCGGGCAGGTCATCGGCGCCATCTTGGTGAAGCGGCTCCCGCAAGTGCCAATTCAGCCGGTGCCGGAACGGCGCAGTCTGCCTGA
- a CDS encoding PqiB family protein yields MQPTQPDPKKELPAPRVIRKRRRSQGWVWLIPIAAAFIGLSIIWHEMSNRGPRITITFQSASGLEEGKTQIRYRDVVVGVVDDIRLSENRDQVLVRAQLDKDAAGLANEGTVFWVVRPSIGLEGVSGLATLLSGSYIEADTDSAFLDDPNKFSFVGLEKPPPIKSDRPGTTYRLRADSLGSLGAGTPIYFLRIPVGIVTGYELDEGGQFVDINVFIDAPYDKYVSGSTRFWNESGIYFNINAEGLTVRTESLASIISGGLAFANFGPAKSLGEKDVFKLYTDRSQAEQVPTGVAIPIAMYFEQSTRGLDVGASIEFQGLKLGMVESVELRFDRLRMRMYTKVLGTLYPSRLGPAFERMAERSRDLKDIAANMVDFVERGLRAQLKSSNILSGSAFVELGYHDTPLKDKDIKADLPFVIPTVPSESLQDLQKQITSIVDQLEKIPFESIGTNLDESLKEITQMVRNMDSSVTPELTRSLVALRKTLDELDGLLAASGSIPGQVDSSLREIDRTIRSTRALIDELRARPNSIIFGTPGQDYSRDTLGDNQP; encoded by the coding sequence ATGCAACCCACCCAGCCTGACCCGAAGAAAGAATTACCGGCTCCGCGCGTCATCCGCAAGCGGCGACGTAGCCAGGGGTGGGTCTGGCTGATACCGATCGCAGCCGCGTTTATCGGTCTGTCGATCATCTGGCACGAGATGTCGAACAGAGGGCCTCGCATCACGATCACGTTTCAGTCGGCGTCCGGGCTCGAGGAAGGTAAAACCCAGATTCGATATCGGGATGTGGTGGTGGGTGTTGTTGACGACATTCGTCTTAGCGAGAACCGTGACCAGGTCCTGGTGCGCGCGCAACTGGACAAGGATGCGGCAGGTCTGGCCAACGAAGGCACTGTTTTCTGGGTGGTGCGCCCATCGATCGGGCTTGAAGGGGTGTCGGGTCTGGCAACCCTGTTGTCTGGCTCTTACATTGAAGCTGATACGGACTCTGCGTTTCTGGACGATCCCAACAAGTTCAGTTTTGTCGGGCTGGAAAAGCCCCCTCCCATCAAGAGCGATCGGCCTGGCACAACCTATCGACTGCGTGCAGACTCGCTCGGTTCGCTAGGGGCGGGCACACCCATCTATTTTTTGAGAATTCCGGTCGGCATCGTGACGGGTTACGAGCTCGATGAGGGTGGCCAGTTTGTCGATATCAATGTGTTTATTGATGCGCCCTACGACAAGTACGTCAGTGGCAGTACGCGATTCTGGAACGAGAGCGGCATCTACTTCAATATCAACGCCGAAGGCCTGACAGTGCGCACCGAGTCGCTGGCTTCGATCATTTCCGGGGGGCTGGCATTCGCGAACTTCGGGCCTGCCAAGAGTCTGGGGGAGAAGGATGTCTTCAAGCTTTACACCGATCGTAGTCAGGCAGAGCAGGTGCCAACCGGCGTTGCCATACCGATTGCGATGTACTTCGAGCAGTCGACCAGAGGGCTGGATGTGGGTGCTTCCATCGAGTTCCAGGGGCTCAAGCTAGGGATGGTCGAATCGGTCGAGTTGCGCTTTGATCGCTTACGGATGCGTATGTACACCAAGGTTCTCGGAACCCTGTATCCGTCTCGCCTCGGACCCGCGTTTGAGAGGATGGCGGAACGCAGTCGCGACTTGAAGGATATTGCTGCGAACATGGTGGACTTTGTGGAGCGAGGGCTGCGTGCCCAGTTAAAGTCGTCGAACATTCTGTCTGGTAGTGCCTTCGTCGAACTTGGCTATCACGACACGCCGCTCAAGGACAAAGATATCAAGGCTGACTTGCCGTTTGTCATTCCGACGGTTCCGTCCGAGAGTCTGCAGGATCTTCAGAAACAGATCACGAGTATTGTCGATCAGCTCGAGAAAATCCCGTTCGAGTCCATCGGCACGAATCTCGATGAGAGCCTGAAGGAAATCACGCAGATGGTGCGTAACATGGACAGCAGTGTGACGCCTGAACTGACCCGCTCACTGGTCGCCTTGCGCAAGACGCTCGATGAACTGGATGGGCTGCTGGCCGCCAGCGGTTCGATACCGGGCCAGGTCGATTCGTCACTTCGGGAAATTGACCGGACGATACGCTCGACCCGTGCGCTGATTGACGAACTTCGGGCCAGGCCAAACTCGATCATCTTCGGCACACCAGGTCAAGACTACTCCAGGGATACGCTGGGAGACAATCAACCGTGA
- a CDS encoding PqiC family protein → MKQIGCRNLAQADHDPISQWMDGVVGGVVLAGVVVAGFVDRALACLRHRARFTMLATSVVAVLLLAGCSSPTTLYYTLSAPPAGQPVAMQSTGSSTPVAYRINSVTIPAQVDDTSLVVRQSPDQLMVLTFDRWTAPLSDQLRDALSQALTREMGVPPLQNLASNPTGPGQRSVSQVSVDVQRFDLLPGQAALLDVAWQVDVPGQTRQSGQSLTCYSELRTAAAPGVAPLVAAQQSNVLKLAGQIGQALSSATVSDARCF, encoded by the coding sequence GTGAAACAGATTGGATGCAGAAACCTCGCGCAAGCAGACCATGATCCCATAAGCCAATGGATGGATGGCGTTGTGGGGGGTGTAGTATTGGCCGGTGTGGTGGTGGCTGGGTTCGTGGATCGTGCGCTTGCTTGCTTGCGTCATCGCGCCCGGTTCACCATGCTGGCGACTTCGGTCGTGGCCGTGTTGCTGCTGGCGGGGTGCTCGTCACCCACGACGCTGTATTACACCTTGAGTGCACCACCAGCGGGCCAGCCCGTGGCGATGCAAAGCACCGGCTCTTCGACACCCGTGGCGTACCGGATCAATTCGGTGACGATACCTGCGCAGGTGGATGATACGTCTCTGGTTGTGAGGCAATCCCCGGATCAGCTGATGGTGCTGACATTCGATCGCTGGACCGCGCCTTTGTCGGATCAGTTGCGTGATGCGCTCTCCCAGGCACTCACGCGGGAGATGGGGGTGCCCCCTTTACAGAATCTTGCATCAAACCCGACAGGGCCTGGGCAACGATCCGTGTCACAGGTCAGTGTCGACGTGCAGCGATTTGATTTGCTGCCAGGCCAGGCAGCGCTACTGGACGTGGCATGGCAGGTTGATGTGCCTGGCCAGACCAGGCAGTCTGGCCAGAGCCTGACGTGTTATTCAGAACTCAGGACCGCGGCCGCGCCCGGTGTGGCACCGTTGGTGGCTGCCCAGCAGAGTAATGTACTCAAGCTTGCTGGGCAGATCGGACAGGCGTTGAGCTCCGCAACCGTGAGCGACGCCCGCTGTTTCTGA